A single Lolium perenne isolate Kyuss_39 chromosome 6, Kyuss_2.0, whole genome shotgun sequence DNA region contains:
- the LOC127308654 gene encoding amino acid transporter AVT1C, with the protein MKSLLGEERSFIIESDDDEEDPTHNDAGAGDDGSSSDSSSCATPRAGGGDGSHPNSYTNQWPQSYRQSIDILSSVQSPSLSFLGTPTLSRISNSFLHSSFRGKTPEVISNLVKPLLRPTTSDEQQQQQQQEDIRKSSQYLLPSKKPSLQQIPEDQKAPVIGHGPSPYQQCSYTQGAMNGINVLCGVGILSTPYAIKEGGWLGLVILGVFAVLAWYTGVLLRRCLDSTDGLQTYPDIGHAAFGTTGRIAISIILYVELYACCIEYLILESDNLSKLFPDVHISIGSLTLKSHVFFAILTTLVVMPTTWLRDLTCLSYISAGGVVATVLLVICLFWVGVVDNVGFENKGSTLNVPGIPIAIGLYGYCYSGHGVFPNIYSSLKNRNQFPSIMFTCIAFSTVLFTSAAVMGYKMFGESTESQFTLNLPQNLVVSKIAIWATVANPITKYALTITPLAMSLEELLPRSQQKYSNVILLRSALVISTLAVALLVPFFALVMALIGSLFAMLVTYILPCACFLAILKAKATWHQVVACSFIIVVGVTCACVGTYSSVSGIIQNYI; encoded by the exons ATGAAGAGCTTGCTGGGCGAGGAGCGCAGCTTCATCATCGAgagcgatgacgacgaggaggatccCACCCACAAtgacgccggcgccggcgacgatgGGTCCTCCTCGGACTCCTCCTCCTGCGCCACCCCGCGCGCCGGAGGCGGGGACGGCAGCCACCCCAACTCCTACACCAACCAATGGCCACAGAGCTACAG GCAATCCATCGACATTCTCAGCAGCGTGCAATCACCCAGCCTGAGTTTCCTGGGGACGCCAACCCTAAGCAGAATCTCCAACTCCTTCCTCCACTCCTCTTTTCGAGGCAAAACCCCCGAGGTCATCTCTAACCTCGTCAAGCCGCTCCTACGCCCGACAACAAGCGATGaacagcaacaacagcagcagcaAGAAGATATCCGCAAGAGTTCTCAGTACCTTCTGCCGTCGAAGAAACCGTCCCTGCAGCAGATTCCAGAGGATCAGAAGGCGCCGGTGATTGGTCATGGGCCTTCTCCCTATCAGCAATGCTCTTACACCCAGGGAGCGATGAATG GAATAAATGTGCTATGCGGTGTTGGAATCCTATCGACACCGTACGCTATTAAGGAAGGGGGCTGGCTCGGGTTGGTGATACTAGGTGTATTTGCGGTGCTCGCATGGTACACTGGTGTACTCCTGCGCCGTTGCCTGGATAGCACGGATGGCCTTCAGACATACCCGGATATTGGTCATGCTGCTTTTGGCACCACCGGTCGTATAGCCATCTCG ATAATCCTGTATGTGGAACTGTAT GCCTGTTGCATCGAGTATTTGATATTGGAAAGCGACAATTTATCGAAGTTATTCCCCGATGTACACATATCCATTGGGAGCTTGACGCTAAAATCACATGTATTCTTTGCGATCTTGACCACCCTTGTTGTCATGCCGACCACTTGGCTCCGTGACCTTACCTGTCTGAGCTACATTTCAG CTGGAGGTGTTGTTGCAACAGTCCTTTTAGTTATCTGCCTATTCTGGGTTGGGGTAGTTGATAACGTCGGCTTTGAGAACAAGGGGTCAACGTTAAACGTTCCAGGAATCCCTATTGCAATCGGATTGTATGGTTATTGCTACTCAGGGCATGGGGTGTTCCCAAACATATATTCTTCTCTGAAGAATCGCAACCAGTTTCCTTCCATCATGTTCACTTG CATTGCATTTTCCACCGTTTTGTTTACTTCCGCTGCGGTGATGGGGTACAAAATGTTCGGTGAATCCACGGAGTCCCAGTTCACACTTAACTTACCACAGAATCTGGTGGTTTCCAAGATTGCCATTTGGGCTACG GTGGCAAATCCAATTACCAAATATGCGTTAACGATAACCCCACTGGCTATGAGTTTGGAAGAGTTGCTGCCACGAAGCCAGCAGAAGTACTCAAACGTAATTTTGCTTAGATCAGCCCTGGTGATCTCAACCCTGGCCGTTGCTCTGTTGGTTCCCTTCTTCG CACTGGTGATGGCTCTGATAGGTTCTTTATTCGCCATGCTTGTG ACCTACATCCTACCATGTGCATGCTTTTTGGCCATCCTTAAGGCAAAAGCGACTTGGCATCAG GTTGTGGCCTGCTCATTCATCATCGTTGTAGGTGTTACCTGTGCTTGCGTGGGGACATACTCATCCGTATCCGGGATTATCCAGAACTACATCTGA